The nucleotide window TTGAGCATATTATGAAACTTCAATCATGTTGTAAAATGGATTACATGATCTAATGATTTGTCATTTTTCTATGGAAATATCAAAATTTccaatacaaaaagaaaaagaaaaaaggtatcTAAATTACCAACCCCTATTAACACTTTGGAAGGATTGAGCAAGAAACACAAAGAATCCTATAATGGCCtcataaaagtaatataattgTTACCAAGGTTTAAGGTCTCCCACAGGTCCAGCAGTCCAATTCAAGATCTTCTCCCCTGGTTTCAAGAACACGGTGTTGTCGTGAGGCAGCTTACGTGCAAGTCCATTTAAAACTTGATGGAACGCGTCTCCGGGTTGAGCAGGCTGTGGGAAAAGCATTGCTTGCTTCATGGAAGGGTTAGCAAGCAATCTCTGTTTCCTTAATATGACTTCTGGTGGGATAGATGTGAGTATTGTATCCAACTTGGGAACATCCTCCTCATCAACAAACACCCCTATCTCTTCCCATGGGATTGCATCAGCGAATGGAAGAACAATGTCATCTGCAATAATAACAGGGATGCAACCAAATATCACAGCTTCTACCAATCTTGGGCTCCAAGGGGCCCATCCAAGTGGGCACAGACAAAACACGGCTCTTTGCATGTCCTCGTAGTAAGTGGTTGGATGCTCAGTGGAGATGTCAAACAGCAGATTGTCCTTAAAGTTCTCCCACACTGCTGCTCTTGCGCCTCTGCAAGATTGCAAAACACGGTCAGTTTCATCAACCAGGATTATTTGTTGATCCAAGTGTGTTTTGTTATGAAAGCATCATTGCATGCACCAAACTTCATGCAGACTTGATTTTGAATTGGAAATTTAGAGAGCGCAATTTCAGGTTATGAATACAGTTGATCTCAATAAGGTTGACCACTTTAGATAATAATTACACAAAAtacaatacttaaataaatCAAAGTCATTATTCATTGCATTTTCAGTAATAGGATGCAAGTCAGCTTTCTTATGAAgaaataatatgaaataaataaaagaccACACACTCAGACCCCCTCCTTTAAACTTGTAATAAGACCTACCTTGCATAGTAACCACCTTCAGGGTCATTGCCAACATCATAAAAGAGTCCTCGGAAGTATACAAAAATGGACCTGGGAGTCTTGTCAGGAATTAGGTGGGTATGCATTTTCTGTGGTGGAGCATACGGAGGGATGGTAATCGAGCCCTCTTTCAAGCACACATGATTTCTCTGTCCAAATGTTTGAACCAAGGTAGCACGCCGTAGTAGTGTAAGAATCCCTCTTTCAATTGCCTTCTCTTCCTAGaacaaaataatgaataaaatgcATGTTATGTGTTACTTTTGGATAGGTATCCTACATCTAAACTGCTTTTCTTTGTTACTTCTCAAGACAGCATATAATTGGTTCAAATACTTAAGTAAAACTAACAGTGATATGTGAAAAATCTTGTACCTGGTAATGGAAACATGCCCCAAAGTCATGAGGAACCACAAAGAAGTGATCAGCCCCCTCTGTCCGGTTCCAATAAGGCCAGTTTGAAGAAATAAGCTGTATAGCACTTCTCATCATTCGTGGTGACTTAAAGGGTAAAGGGAGGCCATTTGGTGTCAAGTCACAAGTGGTGTATACAGGGGTATAAAACCAATCAGCTTCTTCAGGATTAAGGGTTCGGACAGGGCTGGATAAGAGAAACCGGTGCATAAAGATTTCAGCAGCAAACATATGGTTGAGACATCTTGGATCCTTTTGCagaattttcttattatatttacTTGGAAGTTCATAAACAAAAACC belongs to Glycine soja cultivar W05 chromosome 5, ASM419377v2, whole genome shotgun sequence and includes:
- the LOC114413302 gene encoding probable beta-1,4-xylosyltransferase IRX10L → MGVSKLGFLGLLFADFLFAVGAVELGRNQPTERISGSAGDVLEDDPVGRLKVFVYELPSKYNKKILQKDPRCLNHMFAAEIFMHRFLLSSPVRTLNPEEADWFYTPVYTTCDLTPNGLPLPFKSPRMMRSAIQLISSNWPYWNRTEGADHFFVVPHDFGACFHYQEEKAIERGILTLLRRATLVQTFGQRNHVCLKEGSITIPPYAPPQKMHTHLIPDKTPRSIFVYFRGLFYDVGNDPEGGYYARGARAAVWENFKDNLLFDISTEHPTTYYEDMQRAVFCLCPLGWAPWSPRLVEAVIFGCIPVIIADDIVLPFADAIPWEEIGVFVDEEDVPKLDTILTSIPPEVILRKQRLLANPSMKQAMLFPQPAQPGDAFHQVLNGLARKLPHDNTVFLKPGEKILNWTAGPVGDLKPW